Proteins encoded in a region of the Bombyx mori chromosome 23, ASM3026992v2 genome:
- the LOC101746874 gene encoding protein couch potato, which produces MELALCQSMDSVNTATTEEEVRTLFVSGLPMDAKPRELYLLFRAYEGYEGSLLKVTSKNGKTASPVGFVTFHTRAGAEAAKQDLQQGVRFDPDMPQTIRLEFAKSNTKVSKPKPAVATAAPAAHPALMHPLTGHLASPFFPGGGAELWHHPLAYGGELPGLSHGLVHPAIHPQMAPSPLTLGACVLPAPALGSPGAHPAPPAHPGHPGHPAHPAHSAPPCSTLFVANLGQFVSEHELKEIFNSCPGFTRLRLLTGGGGGATAGPVAFVDFASPPDAAAALARLQGALLLSSEGAIHIEFARHKMAHNGWILAHEQGAKGGEEGEQH; this is translated from the exons GTGCGGACGTTGTTCGTGAGTGGTTTACCCATGGATGCGAAGCCACGCGAGCTGTATCTACTGTTTCGAGCATATGAG GGCTACGAAGGTTCCCTTCTGAAGGTTACAAGTAAGAACGGGAAGACGGCTTCG CCGGTTGGCTTCGTAACGTTCCACACTCGTGCCGGTGCCGAAGCGGCTAAGCAGGATTTACAG CAGGGCGTCCGGTTCGACCCCGACATGCCGCAAACGATTCGGTTGGAGTTCGCTAAAAGCAACACGAAGGTCAGCAAGCCCAAGCCGGCAGTTGCCACAGCCGCGCCAGCCGCACACCCCGCATTGATGCACCCACTCACTGGAC ATTTAGCGAGTCCGTTTTTCCCTGGCGGTGGAGCTGAGCTGTGGCACCACCCGCTGGCGTATGGCGGTGAGCTGCCCGGACTCTCGCACGGCCTCGTGCATCCCGCCATCCACCCACAGATGGCGCCC AGCCCGTTGACGCTGGGCGCGTGCGTGTTGCCGGCGCCGGCGCTGGGCTCGCCGGGCGCGCaccccgcgccccccgcgcaCCCTGGCCACCCCGGACACCCCGCACACCCCGCGCACTCCGCGCCTCCCTGCTCTACGCTATTCGTGGCCAACTTAGGCCAATTCGTCTCCGAGCATGAATTAAAAGAGATATTCAACAG CTGCCCGGGGTTTACGCGGCTGCGTCTGCTgacgggcggcggcggcggcgccaCTGCCGGCCCGGTGGCTTTCGTGGACTTCGCTAGTCCGCCGGACGCGGCCGCCGCCCTGGCTCGCCTCCAAGGCGCTCTGCTACTCAGCTCCGAGGGGGCTATACACATCGAATTCGCCAGGCATAAGATGGCACACAACGGCTGGATTCTCGCACATGAA CAGGGAGCCAAAGGCGGAGAAGAGGGCGAACAGCATTAA